Proteins found in one Deinococcus apachensis DSM 19763 genomic segment:
- a CDS encoding N-acetylmuramoyl-L-alanine amidase — MLRRFLLATLLLSIGTVALAQTAAPATTPTTTGTTLLPPISDAPIFVAYPPDKYTVAYDHVLLEGSVKPGATLTLNGQPVDVGGDGLFIEWVPLKSGENILTLESTQGGETARQDLRVTSAPPAPLPTGAAQIVPASLLPAADRVAYVQPQNLELRAVPVAFTGTAGGKASFKVGDLGPLLMAETAPGRYEGTFLLPEKLEAAPVAFTLTATDGTTATATSPGKLSVTGTGPRVAEVTATIPGRGLQAGTFVWRNGAGRNYVVFPRPGALAVVVGEEGNTFAVQASGTLTLNAPKSTLTLRPEGTPLPRAIFTQIGVKTGDTHSEVRLNLPTRVPFTVEQQVNPDSSSLDLRLFQSIADVDYIVSDFPKGPVRDVRWTQESDGVARVHVDLSAAPWGYDATYEGTTLVLRVRNAPTLDARAPLRGRTIVLDPGHGGDEFGGAGPLRVPEKNLNLPIALRVAELLREKGATVVLTREADVTVPIYDRPLLAETSNADLLVSIHANALPDGTDPRTKRGSGVYYYQPQARALADTLLASLVSVLPEVGNDGVHYQNLALARPTTQPSILIETAFLTDKGNLRLLMSAAGRERFAQAIALGLERFYRDAALGRAGR, encoded by the coding sequence ATGCTGCGCCGCTTTCTGCTCGCCACCCTGCTGCTGTCCATCGGAACGGTCGCCCTCGCCCAGACGGCGGCCCCCGCAACCACACCCACGACGACGGGGACGACCCTGCTTCCCCCCATCAGCGACGCGCCCATCTTCGTGGCCTACCCGCCGGACAAGTACACGGTGGCGTACGACCACGTGCTGCTGGAGGGCAGTGTCAAACCCGGGGCGACCCTCACCCTGAACGGTCAGCCCGTCGATGTCGGAGGCGACGGGCTCTTCATCGAGTGGGTGCCCCTGAAGTCCGGCGAGAACATCCTGACGCTGGAATCCACCCAGGGCGGCGAGACGGCCCGTCAGGACCTCCGGGTGACGAGCGCGCCGCCCGCGCCGCTCCCCACAGGCGCGGCCCAGATCGTGCCCGCCAGCCTGCTGCCCGCCGCGGACCGGGTGGCCTACGTCCAGCCCCAGAATCTGGAGCTGCGGGCGGTGCCGGTGGCCTTCACGGGCACCGCCGGGGGGAAGGCGTCCTTCAAGGTCGGCGACCTCGGTCCCTTGCTGATGGCGGAGACGGCGCCGGGCCGCTACGAGGGGACCTTCCTGCTGCCGGAGAAGCTGGAGGCCGCGCCCGTGGCGTTCACCCTGACGGCCACGGACGGCACCACGGCCACCGCGACCAGCCCGGGCAAGCTCAGCGTGACGGGCACCGGCCCCCGGGTGGCGGAGGTCACGGCGACCATCCCCGGGCGGGGTCTCCAGGCGGGGACCTTCGTGTGGCGCAACGGGGCGGGCCGCAACTACGTGGTCTTTCCGCGGCCGGGCGCGCTCGCCGTGGTCGTGGGCGAGGAGGGCAATACCTTTGCGGTGCAGGCGTCGGGGACACTGACGCTGAACGCCCCCAAGAGCACCCTCACCCTGCGGCCCGAGGGCACGCCCCTTCCCCGGGCGATCTTCACCCAGATTGGCGTGAAGACGGGGGACACCCACAGTGAAGTGCGGCTGAACCTGCCCACCCGGGTGCCCTTCACGGTGGAGCAGCAGGTGAACCCGGACAGCTCCAGCCTGGACCTGCGGCTGTTCCAGAGCATTGCGGACGTGGATTACATCGTCTCCGACTTCCCGAAAGGGCCGGTGCGCGACGTGCGCTGGACCCAGGAGAGTGACGGCGTGGCGCGAGTGCATGTGGACTTAAGCGCCGCCCCCTGGGGCTACGATGCCACCTACGAGGGCACGACCCTGGTGCTGCGGGTGCGGAACGCCCCGACCCTCGACGCCCGCGCCCCGTTGCGTGGCCGGACCATCGTCCTGGACCCGGGGCACGGGGGGGACGAGTTCGGCGGGGCCGGGCCGCTGCGGGTGCCGGAGAAGAACCTGAACCTGCCCATCGCGCTGCGGGTGGCCGAGCTGCTGCGGGAGAAGGGCGCCACGGTCGTCCTGACGCGCGAGGCGGACGTGACGGTGCCGATCTACGACCGCCCGCTGCTCGCCGAGACCAGCAATGCCGACCTGCTCGTGAGCATCCACGCCAACGCCCTGCCGGACGGGACGGACCCCCGCACCAAGCGGGGCAGCGGCGTGTACTACTACCAGCCCCAGGCCCGCGCGCTGGCGGATACGCTGCTCGCCAGCCTGGTGAGTGTGCTGCCCGAGGTGGGCAACGACGGGGTCCACTACCAGAACCTGGCGCTGGCGCGGCCGACCACCCAGCCCAGCATCCTGATCGAGACGGCGTTCCTGACCGACAAGGGCAACCTGCGGCTGTTGATGAGTGCGGCCGGACGCGAACGCTTCGCGCAGGCCATCGCCCTGGGCCTCGAACGCTTCTACCGCGACGCCGCGCTGGGCCGGGCCGGACGGTAG
- a CDS encoding glycoside hydrolase family 15 protein — MTQQPSNIGDLGLIGDRRTAALVTRSGSVVWYCPGRFDAPSLLAGLLDPERGGEWRVEGEFTPSRRAYLGDSGVLETHLDTPDGEVTLVDFMPYGPGLPRGVCRLVRGVGATLVLTPAPDYAQCPPLLEQDGDAVRIDGDCWLSASHPPQVEGGAVRLSIPPGESGWALLGDRPCGEANPETWLEATLTGWRGVAAETVYSGPYPEAVRGSLRALRLLTFEETGSVISAATTSLPEVVGAGRNYDYRYVWFRDSGMIVRALSRLSPGHNGTLGRGFLDFVCRSASGRDLGRPLPPLATVSGKDAPSVEELPLAGYRGSRPVRTGNAAASQVQLDVYGNILLASAALYRQTELEEHWPMLGAAAEYLCDHWADPDNGIWEEEEVRPYLSSKVLGAVGLERLAGLHPDPATGERWRAVAGDIRAWVSAHGLTSEGAFAAVAGEETVDVVAALYPTWGYCAPDAPEMRATLRVLERDWCREGLYWRALRERGTGEGAFLAGTLWVALYWTALDPARARRILETVLGYAGDLGLIAEEADPASGELLGNFPQTFVHAALLGVIAELSEPGA, encoded by the coding sequence ATGACCCAGCAGCCTTCCAATATCGGCGACCTCGGCCTTATCGGGGATCGCCGCACCGCCGCGCTCGTGACCCGGTCGGGCAGCGTGGTGTGGTACTGCCCGGGCCGCTTCGACGCGCCCTCGCTGCTGGCGGGGTTGCTCGACCCGGAGCGGGGCGGCGAGTGGCGGGTGGAGGGAGAGTTCACGCCGTCGCGCCGCGCCTATCTGGGGGACAGCGGCGTGCTGGAGACGCACCTGGACACGCCGGACGGGGAGGTCACGCTGGTGGACTTCATGCCCTACGGGCCGGGGCTGCCGCGCGGAGTGTGCCGCCTGGTGCGGGGCGTGGGCGCCACCCTGGTTCTCACGCCCGCTCCCGACTACGCCCAGTGCCCCCCCCTGCTGGAACAGGACGGGGACGCGGTGCGGATCGACGGGGACTGCTGGCTCAGCGCCTCCCACCCCCCGCAGGTCGAGGGCGGCGCGGTACGGCTGAGCATTCCGCCGGGGGAGTCGGGCTGGGCGCTGCTGGGGGACCGCCCCTGCGGGGAAGCGAACCCGGAGACGTGGCTGGAGGCGACCCTGACCGGGTGGCGGGGGGTGGCGGCCGAGACGGTCTACAGCGGCCCCTACCCGGAGGCCGTGCGCGGCTCGCTGCGCGCCCTGCGGCTCCTGACCTTCGAGGAGACGGGCAGCGTAATCAGCGCGGCGACGACCTCGCTGCCGGAGGTGGTCGGCGCGGGGCGCAACTACGACTACCGCTACGTCTGGTTCCGCGACTCGGGGATGATCGTGCGGGCGCTGTCGCGGCTCAGCCCCGGCCACAACGGCACGCTCGGGCGGGGCTTTCTCGATTTCGTATGCCGCTCGGCCTCAGGCCGGGACCTGGGGCGTCCGCTGCCCCCGCTGGCGACAGTGAGCGGGAAGGACGCGCCGAGTGTGGAGGAGTTGCCGCTCGCGGGCTACCGGGGGAGCCGCCCGGTGAGGACCGGCAATGCCGCCGCCTCGCAGGTGCAGCTCGACGTGTACGGCAACATCCTGCTGGCGAGCGCGGCACTCTACCGCCAGACCGAGTTGGAGGAACACTGGCCCATGCTGGGCGCCGCCGCCGAGTACCTGTGCGACCACTGGGCCGACCCCGACAACGGCATCTGGGAGGAGGAGGAAGTGCGGCCCTACCTGTCGAGCAAGGTGCTGGGCGCGGTGGGCCTAGAGCGCCTCGCGGGCCTCCACCCGGACCCGGCGACCGGGGAGCGCTGGCGGGCCGTCGCCGGGGACATCCGCGCCTGGGTCTCGGCCCACGGCCTGACGAGCGAGGGCGCCTTTGCGGCGGTCGCGGGCGAGGAGACCGTGGACGTGGTGGCGGCCCTGTATCCCACCTGGGGCTACTGCGCGCCCGACGCGCCGGAGATGCGGGCGACCCTGCGGGTGCTGGAGCGCGACTGGTGCCGGGAGGGGCTGTACTGGCGCGCCCTGCGGGAGCGGGGGACCGGCGAGGGCGCCTTTCTGGCCGGAACGCTGTGGGTGGCGCTGTACTGGACGGCCCTTGACCCGGCCCGCGCCCGCCGCATCCTGGAGACCGTGCTGGGGTACGCTGGCGACCTGGGCCTGATCGCCGAGGAGGCCGACCCCGCCTCGGGCGAACTGCTGGGGAACTTCCCGCAGACCTTCGTCCACGCCGCGCTCCTGGGGGTGATCGCCGAACTCTCGGAGCCGGGAGCCTAA
- a CDS encoding glycosyl hydrolase yields MAGRLLLGLPGEERGPRPADRLPCLHWYDDGLVAGQLDRLKQCDKSFWVTGYSNRHGGTDGPRIDTLAGQKARMADMVATLEGRAHVFRPAWFTGRWNNDSPSISLLGRTGQPTELRQYHLSLPSSATGGTGTCGAANLALGRPASASSTENGGRARGRGPRRQRRNPLVERVE; encoded by the coding sequence GTGGCTGGACGCCTTTTACTCGGCCTACCGGGCGAGGAACGGGGGCCGCGCCCCGCGGATCGACTCCCTTGCCTTCACTGGTACGACGACGGGCTCGTCGCGGGGCAGCTCGACCGCCTGAAGCAGTGCGACAAGTCCTTCTGGGTGACCGGGTACTCCAACAGGCACGGCGGAACGGACGGCCCCCGGATCGACACGCTCGCAGGGCAGAAGGCGCGGATGGCCGACATGGTGGCGACCCTGGAGGGCCGCGCCCACGTGTTCCGTCCCGCCTGGTTCACCGGGCGCTGGAACAATGATTCGCCCTCCATCAGCCTGCTGGGGCGGACCGGGCAGCCCACCGAGCTGAGGCAGTACCACCTCTCGCTGCCCTCCAGCGCGACCGGCGGAACGGGCACCTGCGGCGCGGCCAATCTCGCGCTGGGCAGGCCCGCCAGCGCCTCCTCGACCGAGAACGGCGGCCGCGCCCGCGGGCGCGGCCCTCGACGGCAACGCCGGAACCCGCTGGTCGAGCGCGTGGAGTGA
- the mutY gene encoding A/G-specific adenine glycosylase: MPLSPADLPAVRGALLSWFDRAGRPLPWRVGPEGRRDPYRVWVSEVLLQQTQVARGRVYFERFLAAFPTVQALAEAPIEAVLKAWEGCGYYARARNLHRAADVIVREGMPTTYDDWRALPGVGPYTAAAVASLAFGEARAVNDGNVRRVLARLHGERHPAEAWVQARADALLDPARPGALNEAVMDLGATICTPRAPKCGECPVRAWCAAFASGHPAAFPAPKVRAAVREIRAVALLLGDAHEAVLERREGNLLGGLMGLPTEIIRDGETPGETLARLAERLGAGVTGELGTATHTMTHRHVTLTVYSGTGGPPRSHVADAALSRLDHKALGLWERRQASLFAGA; this comes from the coding sequence GTGCCCCTCTCCCCCGCCGACCTGCCCGCCGTGCGCGGGGCGCTGCTCTCGTGGTTTGACCGGGCCGGGCGCCCCTTGCCGTGGCGGGTGGGGCCGGAGGGCAGGCGCGACCCGTACCGGGTGTGGGTGTCGGAGGTGCTGCTCCAGCAGACGCAGGTGGCGCGCGGGCGGGTGTACTTCGAGCGTTTTCTGGCGGCCTTTCCCACCGTGCAGGCGCTGGCGGAGGCCCCCATCGAGGCCGTGTTGAAGGCCTGGGAGGGCTGCGGCTACTACGCGCGGGCCCGCAACCTGCACCGGGCGGCGGACGTGATCGTGCGGGAGGGGATGCCCACGACCTACGACGACTGGCGGGCGCTGCCCGGAGTCGGACCCTACACGGCGGCGGCAGTGGCGAGCCTCGCCTTTGGGGAGGCCCGGGCGGTGAACGACGGGAATGTGCGGCGGGTGCTGGCGCGGCTGCACGGGGAGCGGCATCCGGCGGAGGCCTGGGTCCAGGCCAGGGCCGACGCCCTGCTCGACCCCGCCCGGCCCGGCGCCCTCAACGAGGCGGTGATGGACCTCGGGGCGACGATCTGCACCCCCAGGGCTCCGAAGTGCGGCGAGTGTCCGGTGCGGGCGTGGTGCGCCGCCTTCGCCTCCGGTCATCCGGCGGCCTTTCCCGCCCCCAAGGTGCGGGCGGCGGTGCGCGAAATCCGGGCCGTCGCCCTGCTGCTCGGCGACGCCCACGAGGCCGTCCTCGAACGCCGCGAGGGCAACCTGCTGGGAGGCCTGATGGGACTGCCCACCGAGATCATCCGCGACGGGGAGACTCCCGGGGAGACTCTGGCCCGGCTAGCCGAACGTCTGGGCGCGGGCGTGACCGGTGAACTCGGCACCGCCACCCACACGATGACTCACCGCCACGTCACGCTCACCGTGTACAGCGGCACGGGCGGTCCACCCCGCTCCCACGTGGCGGATGCCGCCCTCTCGCGGCTGGACCACAAGGCGCTGGGGCTGTGGGAGAGGCGGCAAGCGTCGCTGTTCGCGGGGGCGTGA
- the cobA gene encoding uroporphyrinogen-III C-methyltransferase encodes MTAQTPSPLSRPFVSLIGAGPGDPGLLTLRGAEALRQADVVLFDYLANPELLRHCPDAETIYVGKKGFSDYISQEQINALIVDKAREGGGKRVARLKGGDVFVFGRGGEEAEACAHAGIGFEVVPGVTSAIAAPAYAGIPVTHREAARSFAVLTGNTKEGGAHYERLSGVDTLVLLMGVRNLDQISTDLIKAGRDPQTPAATVQWGTTPRQRVATGTLATIAGAVREAGLEAPAVTVVGEVARLRDTLRWFDAVPEHHRPLAGRTVAVTRTRDGASALADLVRARGAGVLEVPLIRFAETGNEAALHARLRDLTGVAWLLLTSNQAVTALFTHLRRLGLDARHLAGLRIAAVGPSTARTLAEHGLHADFVPSTPGARHLAAELPAQPGAVTLHLTSQVAEDELERGLTARGVRYERAELYRTEPATLDGGALARLRAADVVTLASGSAARHLAALAGTDLTVAAMGPQTADAAREAGFSRVTVAREATLEALADAAAQAVLHRDGAPSPGR; translated from the coding sequence ATGACTGCCCAGACCCCGTCCCCGCTCTCCCGCCCGTTCGTGTCCCTGATCGGGGCGGGGCCGGGCGACCCGGGCCTGCTTACCCTGCGCGGGGCCGAGGCGCTGCGGCAGGCCGACGTGGTGCTGTTCGACTACCTCGCCAACCCCGAGCTGCTGCGCCACTGCCCGGACGCCGAGACGATCTACGTGGGCAAGAAGGGCTTTTCCGACTACATCTCCCAGGAGCAGATCAACGCCCTGATCGTGGACAAGGCGCGGGAGGGCGGCGGCAAGCGGGTCGCGCGGCTCAAGGGCGGCGACGTGTTCGTGTTCGGGCGCGGCGGCGAGGAGGCCGAGGCGTGCGCGCACGCAGGCATCGGGTTCGAGGTCGTCCCCGGCGTGACGAGCGCCATCGCCGCCCCCGCCTACGCCGGGATTCCGGTGACCCACCGTGAGGCAGCCCGCAGCTTCGCCGTGCTGACCGGCAACACGAAGGAGGGCGGCGCCCACTACGAGCGGCTCTCCGGGGTGGACACGCTGGTGCTGCTGATGGGGGTGCGAAACCTCGACCAGATCAGCACCGACCTGATCAAGGCCGGGCGTGACCCGCAGACCCCCGCCGCGACCGTCCAGTGGGGCACCACGCCGAGGCAGCGGGTGGCGACGGGCACGCTCGCCACCATCGCGGGGGCGGTGCGCGAGGCCGGACTGGAGGCTCCCGCCGTCACGGTCGTGGGCGAGGTCGCGCGGCTGCGGGACACCCTGCGCTGGTTCGACGCCGTGCCTGAACACCATCGTCCCCTGGCGGGCCGCACCGTCGCCGTCACCCGCACGCGGGACGGGGCGAGCGCGCTGGCGGACCTGGTGCGGGCACGCGGCGCGGGGGTGCTGGAGGTGCCGCTGATCCGCTTCGCCGAGACGGGGAACGAGGCCGCCCTACACGCCCGGCTGCGCGACCTGACGGGGGTGGCCTGGCTCCTGCTGACCAGCAATCAGGCCGTCACGGCGCTGTTCACCCATCTGCGGCGGCTGGGCCTGGACGCGCGGCACCTGGCCGGGCTTCGCATCGCCGCCGTCGGCCCCAGCACCGCCCGGACGTTGGCCGAGCACGGGCTGCACGCAGACTTCGTGCCCTCCACCCCCGGCGCGCGGCACCTCGCCGCCGAACTCCCCGCCCAGCCCGGCGCAGTCACCCTGCACCTCACCAGCCAGGTTGCCGAGGACGAGCTGGAACGCGGCCTGACGGCGCGGGGGGTGCGGTATGAGCGCGCCGAACTCTACCGCACCGAGCCCGCGACCCTGGACGGGGGGGCGCTCGCACGGCTGCGGGCCGCGGACGTGGTGACCCTTGCCTCGGGCAGCGCGGCCCGGCACCTCGCGGCGCTGGCGGGGACGGACCTCACGGTCGCGGCGATGGGGCCGCAGACGGCCGACGCGGCGCGGGAGGCCGGGTTTTCCCGCGTCACCGTGGCGCGGGAGGCGACCCTGGAGGCGCTGGCCGACGCCGCCGCGCAGGCGGTGCTGCACAGGGACGGCGCTCCCTCCCCCGGCCGCTGA
- a CDS encoding ATP-binding cassette domain-containing protein, producing MIRSHIEIRGARENNLKNVTLRVPKHRLTVFTGVSGSGKSSLVFDTIAAEAQRQLNETFTAFVQGFMPHYGQPDVDAIEHLNAPIIIDQKRVGGGARSTVGTYTDIAAVLRLLFSRAGQPHLGPAYLFSFNTPQGMCLECEGLGVAVGLDLEKFLDRSKSLNGGALLHPDFRPGKWLWKTYAQSGFFDVDKPLERYSDEEMRLLLHGAGGRKVAFADFNLTYLGLVERFTKKDTAAMSDRHRAVFEQFTTTQACPVCHGARLNPEALHCRIQGRNIAELSDLEVTRLIGFLNELPENDTRRVVDSLVERLTHMVDIGLGYLSLSRGTATLSGGESQRLKMIRHLGNNLTDMLYILDEPSVGLHARDVARLNGLLRKLRDKGNTVLVVEHDPDVIRIADHIVDMGPGAGTHGGEVVFEGDYEGLRQADTLTGRHLSQHLPVKPEVRPPTGWMTVEQARLHNLKDVTVRIPTGVLTVVTGVAGSGKSTLINDIFVAQHPGAVVIDQSRVGANSRSAPATYTGIMDEIRKVFARASGMNASLFSFNSEGSCPNCNGLGVLYTDLAFMEGISTPCEVCEGRRYKPGVLAHTLRGRSISDVLNMTVEDALAFFSEKKIRAVLQAMSDVGLGYLTLGQPLGTLSGGEGQRLKLATELHKQGSVYVMDEPTTGLHLSDIGLLMGIIGRLVDAGNSVILIEHHLDVIRQADWVIDLGPEGGSAGGEVLFTGPPSELVSESRSVTGQYL from the coding sequence ATGATCCGTTCCCACATCGAGATTCGCGGGGCACGCGAGAACAACCTCAAGAACGTGACCCTGCGCGTCCCCAAGCACCGGCTCACGGTCTTTACCGGGGTGTCCGGTTCCGGCAAGTCGTCCCTGGTGTTCGACACCATCGCCGCCGAGGCGCAGCGGCAACTGAACGAGACCTTCACTGCCTTCGTGCAGGGCTTCATGCCGCATTACGGCCAGCCGGACGTGGACGCCATCGAGCATCTCAACGCGCCGATCATCATCGACCAGAAGCGCGTGGGGGGCGGAGCGCGCTCCACCGTGGGCACGTACACGGATATCGCGGCGGTGCTGCGGCTGCTCTTCTCGCGGGCCGGTCAACCCCATCTGGGCCCGGCTTATCTCTTCTCCTTCAACACCCCCCAGGGCATGTGCCTGGAGTGCGAGGGCCTCGGCGTGGCGGTGGGGCTCGACTTGGAGAAATTCCTGGACCGGAGCAAATCGCTGAATGGGGGCGCGCTCCTGCACCCGGACTTCAGGCCGGGCAAGTGGCTGTGGAAGACCTACGCCCAGTCCGGCTTTTTCGATGTCGACAAGCCGCTGGAGCGGTACAGCGACGAGGAGATGCGGCTCCTGCTGCACGGGGCGGGCGGGCGCAAGGTCGCGTTCGCCGACTTCAACCTGACGTACCTGGGGCTGGTGGAGCGCTTTACCAAAAAGGACACGGCGGCCATGTCTGACCGTCACCGGGCCGTCTTCGAGCAGTTCACCACCACCCAGGCCTGTCCCGTCTGTCATGGGGCGCGCCTGAACCCGGAGGCCCTGCACTGCCGGATTCAGGGCAGGAACATCGCCGAACTCTCTGACCTGGAGGTCACGCGGCTGATCGGGTTCCTGAACGAACTGCCGGAAAACGACACCCGCCGCGTTGTGGACAGCCTGGTCGAGCGCCTGACGCACATGGTGGACATCGGCCTGGGCTACCTCAGCCTGAGCCGGGGGACCGCCACGCTCTCCGGCGGCGAGTCCCAGCGCCTAAAGATGATTCGCCACCTGGGAAATAACCTCACCGACATGCTGTACATCCTCGACGAGCCGAGCGTGGGCCTGCACGCCCGCGACGTCGCCCGGCTGAACGGCCTGCTGCGAAAACTGCGGGACAAGGGGAATACGGTCCTGGTCGTCGAGCATGACCCGGATGTGATCCGGATTGCCGACCACATCGTGGACATGGGGCCGGGCGCGGGCACGCACGGCGGCGAGGTCGTCTTCGAGGGTGACTACGAGGGGTTGCGTCAGGCGGACACACTCACGGGACGGCACCTCAGCCAGCACCTGCCCGTCAAGCCGGAGGTCCGCCCCCCGACCGGCTGGATGACCGTGGAGCAGGCCCGCCTCCACAACCTCAAGGACGTGACCGTGCGGATTCCCACCGGGGTCCTCACTGTCGTGACGGGCGTGGCCGGGTCGGGGAAAAGCACCCTGATCAACGACATCTTCGTGGCGCAGCATCCGGGCGCCGTGGTCATCGACCAGTCGCGGGTGGGCGCGAACAGCCGCTCCGCGCCCGCCACGTACACCGGCATCATGGACGAGATTCGTAAGGTTTTTGCCCGGGCCAGTGGCATGAACGCCTCGCTCTTCAGCTTCAACTCCGAGGGCAGTTGCCCGAATTGCAACGGCTTGGGCGTGCTGTACACCGACCTGGCCTTCATGGAGGGCATCTCCACGCCCTGCGAGGTCTGCGAGGGCAGGCGCTACAAACCCGGGGTGCTGGCCCACACCCTGCGCGGCCGGAGCATCAGCGACGTGCTGAACATGACCGTGGAGGACGCCCTGGCCTTCTTCAGTGAGAAAAAGATCAGGGCCGTTCTGCAGGCCATGAGCGACGTGGGGCTGGGCTACCTGACCCTCGGGCAGCCGCTCGGCACCCTCTCCGGCGGGGAGGGGCAGCGGCTGAAACTCGCCACGGAACTGCACAAGCAGGGCAGCGTGTACGTGATGGACGAGCCCACCACCGGGCTGCACCTCTCGGACATCGGTCTGCTGATGGGAATCATCGGCCGTTTGGTGGACGCCGGAAACAGCGTGATTCTGATCGAACACCACCTGGACGTCATCCGCCAGGCCGACTGGGTCATCGACCTTGGTCCTGAAGGCGGCAGTGCCGGGGGAGAAGTTCTGTTTACCGGCCCGCCCAGCGAACTGGTCAGTGAATCGCGTTCAGTCACCGGGCAATACCTGTAG
- a CDS encoding roadblock/LC7 domain-containing protein, translated as MTATLSKQDLLNATLSTLRASMPELRGALVATVDGLPIAQAMGDGTDANRVAAMAATALGLGKRINDTLGSGQLTDMSVGGAQGQVYIYAAGHKGVLAVVAPTGTNLGLLHMEARDAAQSVAGIL; from the coding sequence ATGACCGCGACCCTCAGCAAGCAGGACCTGCTCAACGCCACCCTCTCGACCCTGCGCGCCTCCATGCCCGAGCTGCGCGGCGCCCTCGTCGCCACCGTGGACGGCCTGCCCATCGCCCAGGCTATGGGGGACGGCACCGACGCCAACCGCGTCGCCGCGATGGCCGCCACCGCCCTGGGCCTGGGCAAGCGCATCAACGACACCCTGGGCTCGGGCCAGCTCACCGACATGAGCGTGGGCGGGGCCCAGGGCCAGGTGTACATCTACGCCGCCGGGCACAAGGGCGTACTCGCCGTCGTGGCGCCCACCGGCACCAACCTGGGCCTGCTGCACATGGAAGCCCGCGACGCCGCCCAGAGCGTCGCTGGCATCCTCTAA
- a CDS encoding GTP-binding protein, whose protein sequence is MILPHAPLKLVVSGPVGAGKTTFVQTLSQTPVVATETEASEDIGKANTTVAFDFGTLHLDGQELHLYGTPGQDRFSFMWEVLCEGALGLVLLVAGDCPQDFGHARTILDFITSRIPVPFLVGVTRQDQPRVWHPGDVALYFGLPQEQVCGLNATDPQEARTLLAHLLEQTLASRPLA, encoded by the coding sequence GTGATCCTGCCCCACGCCCCCCTGAAACTCGTCGTCTCCGGTCCCGTCGGGGCGGGCAAGACCACCTTCGTCCAGACCCTCTCCCAGACCCCCGTGGTTGCCACCGAGACCGAGGCCAGCGAGGACATCGGCAAGGCGAACACCACCGTCGCCTTCGATTTCGGCACCCTGCATCTGGACGGCCAGGAGCTGCACCTGTACGGCACCCCCGGGCAGGACCGCTTCTCCTTCATGTGGGAGGTGCTGTGCGAGGGCGCGCTGGGCCTGGTGCTGCTCGTCGCCGGGGACTGCCCGCAGGACTTTGGGCACGCCCGCACCATCCTCGACTTCATTACCAGCCGCATCCCGGTGCCCTTTCTCGTGGGGGTCACCCGCCAGGACCAGCCGCGCGTGTGGCACCCCGGCGACGTCGCCCTGTACTTCGGCCTCCCGCAGGAGCAGGTATGCGGCCTGAACGCCACCGACCCGCAGGAAGCCCGGACTCTCCTCGCCCACCTGCTGGAACAGACCCTCGCCTCCCGCCCGCTCGCCTGA
- a CDS encoding LysM peptidoglycan-binding domain-containing protein, producing the protein MVRRTVQALLALFALGGAAQAGPTVAYTVRAGDTLYSLARRAGTDVQQLIRLNGLPGTAIQPGQVLWLPGSPPARAASAPAVPVRPASPAKTPPAAPLPRPDATRVSGPVIWTTPPAPTVASFIGWFPLTASPIGDALPVRTYLRGLAFDFQTYNNCGPSALSAVLGFYRVKIGQDVIQRTARPGGGYMQISAIAPELAKFGLRTLTIRGGRLSQVKRLLALGIPVIVLQWYDRPGHIPHFRVVRGYDDQAGVFWVSDSMVGPLAYLSYRSFDALWNAQGRQLFPVYPKGYDAAVQQLTRTG; encoded by the coding sequence ATGGTCCGCCGTACGGTCCAGGCCCTGCTGGCCCTCTTCGCACTGGGGGGCGCAGCCCAAGCGGGACCTACCGTGGCCTACACCGTCCGCGCGGGCGACACCCTGTACAGCCTGGCCCGGCGCGCCGGAACGGACGTCCAGCAATTGATAAGGCTCAACGGCCTTCCGGGAACGGCGATTCAGCCGGGTCAGGTGCTCTGGCTGCCCGGCTCCCCTCCGGCCCGGGCGGCGTCCGCACCGGCAGTGCCCGTTCGGCCCGCCAGCCCGGCGAAGACGCCGCCCGCCGCGCCCCTGCCCCGGCCGGACGCCACCCGGGTCTCCGGGCCGGTTATCTGGACCACGCCCCCGGCGCCGACCGTCGCCAGTTTTATCGGCTGGTTCCCGCTGACCGCCTCGCCCATCGGGGACGCGCTGCCGGTGCGGACCTACCTGCGGGGGCTGGCGTTCGATTTCCAGACCTACAACAACTGCGGCCCCAGCGCCCTCTCGGCGGTGCTGGGCTTCTACCGGGTCAAGATCGGGCAGGACGTGATTCAGCGCACCGCGCGGCCCGGCGGGGGCTACATGCAGATCAGCGCCATCGCGCCGGAGCTGGCGAAGTTCGGGCTCCGGACGCTGACCATCCGCGGGGGCCGACTCTCGCAGGTCAAACGGCTGCTGGCGCTGGGCATCCCCGTAATCGTCCTGCAGTGGTACGACCGGCCCGGCCACATTCCCCACTTCCGGGTGGTGCGCGGGTACGACGACCAGGCGGGGGTATTCTGGGTGAGTGACAGCATGGTCGGGCCGCTGGCCTACCTGAGTTACCGCAGCTTCGACGCCCTGTGGAACGCCCAGGGCCGCCAACTGTTCCCGGTCTACCCCAAGGGCTACGACGCGGCGGTCCAGCAGCTCACCCGGACGGGGTAA